From one Suicoccus acidiformans genomic stretch:
- a CDS encoding ISL3 family transposase has protein sequence MNHFIEKTFQLKDKNIEIDMDYCEEIEFKGRTSLFYRGTLAYKPEACPHCGIANNDYVIVSNGKRSSRLTLTAKSGLPAYLILAKQRFLCKACGRSFTAKTSIVNPGCYITNQVKQQIMDRATRVTCETDIAKDTFVSPNTVRRVIHETARAIRIRSTEQLPEHLSFDEFKSVKSVKAAMSFICCDTLSHKIVDVVEDRKTHSLSAYFSRFSRQARYQVQTITIDMYEPYMHLAKRWFPNAKIILDPFHLIQALNRELDRTRIRYMNEVRYKDSRLYNKLKRYWKLILKPKSDLMSTEYHRFPLFDWLTNTRSIVDYLIQHDDVLKDTYQMVHQLGDALRDRNWQRYQEILAQSRSMTLSKGLRRVLRTFRKYGEYIHNTLTHAGLSNGPIEGINNKIKLLKRNGYGYRNFSHFRDRILLMCRLYEPKNKEKDQATNLVA, from the coding sequence ATGAATCATTTTATCGAAAAAACCTTCCAATTAAAAGACAAAAACATTGAAATCGATATGGATTATTGTGAAGAGATAGAATTCAAAGGGCGAACATCGCTCTTTTATCGAGGAACATTGGCATATAAACCAGAGGCTTGTCCTCATTGTGGCATTGCCAATAATGATTATGTCATTGTCAGTAATGGAAAACGCTCCTCTCGTCTGACATTAACAGCCAAATCTGGCTTACCTGCTTACTTAATCCTAGCTAAGCAACGCTTTTTATGCAAAGCCTGTGGGCGGTCATTTACAGCGAAGACATCCATCGTTAATCCTGGCTGCTATATTACGAATCAAGTCAAACAGCAGATTATGGACCGCGCCACAAGAGTCACTTGTGAAACAGATATCGCCAAAGATACCTTTGTATCACCGAATACAGTCCGACGGGTGATTCATGAAACTGCTCGAGCTATTCGAATACGGTCCACTGAACAGTTGCCTGAGCATCTATCCTTTGATGAATTTAAAAGCGTTAAGTCGGTTAAAGCAGCGATGAGCTTCATCTGTTGTGATACACTGTCACATAAAATCGTAGATGTGGTCGAAGACAGAAAAACACACTCACTCAGTGCTTATTTCTCAAGGTTTAGTCGCCAAGCACGTTACCAAGTTCAAACCATTACGATAGATATGTACGAACCATACATGCACCTGGCAAAGCGATGGTTTCCAAATGCAAAGATTATTCTTGATCCGTTCCATTTAATTCAAGCCTTAAATCGCGAATTAGATCGGACACGAATTCGTTACATGAACGAGGTTCGTTATAAAGATTCAAGACTCTATAATAAACTTAAGCGTTATTGGAAATTAATACTCAAACCAAAAAGCGACTTAATGTCTACTGAATACCATCGCTTCCCACTGTTTGATTGGTTAACCAATACTCGTAGCATTGTGGACTATCTCATTCAGCACGACGACGTCTTGAAGGATACCTATCAAATGGTGCATCAATTGGGCGATGCCTTAAGGGATAGGAACTGGCAACGATATCAAGAGATTTTGGCACAAAGCCGGTCCATGACACTTTCAAAAGGCTTAAGGCGTGTATTAAGGACGTTCAGAAAGTATGGGGAATATATCCATAACACACTCACACATGCAGGCCTTAGTAATGGTCCTATCGAAGGGATTAATAATAAGATTAAACTACTCAAACGCAATGGTTATGGTTACAGAAACTTCAGTCATTTTAGAGACAGAATATTACTCATGTGCCGACTTTATGAACCGAAGAACAAAGAAAAAGATCAAGCAACAAATTTAGTCGCTTGA
- a CDS encoding bifunctional metallophosphatase/5'-nucleotidase — MKLHLLHTNDLHGHLEHWDVIRTFLIDRQDTYRNLNEPVLTFDIGDAMDAVHPMVEATQGKVMVDIFNEARYDKVTLGNNEGLNFTKETLAALYQAADFDVIIGNLRDGRTQEPLPWAKPYDFIEVDGLQVLVIGLTAPYQTYPLNGYLIQMPDYALGEIFKQTHKEQSADLTILLSHLGIRTDRKLAQQFPELDVILGAHTHHVLVDGEEVNGVMLGAAGRYGEFVGEMTLTYDAPKHNWSIEAKAHSIEQLAERYKLPVQNDRYRAKGEAYLAEKIISTQSPGLYVQELSGQHSFIHFALEAIMQETNLDLAVLNSGLFLSDLPEGHVTAKQIHEALPHPMHLAVIEMQGWQLLELLEEMDSQAEDLLYQMINGLGFRGKIFGELVWSGISYHDVSQNWSVHSRPIETDAIYRFATVDHLWFLPFFPSIDRYGQPELRFPKFLRHVVQEHLNTLYTD, encoded by the coding sequence ATGAAGTTACATCTACTCCATACGAATGATTTGCACGGACATCTAGAACATTGGGATGTGATTCGAACTTTTCTCATCGATCGCCAGGATACCTACCGGAATTTGAATGAGCCGGTATTGACCTTTGATATTGGCGATGCAATGGATGCGGTTCATCCGATGGTTGAGGCGACCCAAGGGAAAGTAATGGTTGATATTTTCAATGAGGCTCGTTATGATAAAGTCACTTTAGGGAATAATGAGGGCTTGAATTTCACCAAAGAAACCCTAGCTGCTTTATATCAAGCTGCGGATTTCGATGTGATTATCGGAAATTTACGGGATGGACGAACCCAAGAGCCGTTACCTTGGGCCAAGCCTTATGACTTTATCGAAGTGGACGGCCTACAGGTGCTTGTCATTGGATTGACAGCACCTTATCAGACTTATCCGCTGAATGGCTATCTGATTCAGATGCCAGATTATGCTTTAGGTGAAATATTCAAGCAAACCCACAAAGAGCAATCTGCAGATTTGACGATTTTATTATCGCATTTAGGTATTCGAACCGATCGAAAGCTTGCCCAGCAATTCCCTGAACTAGATGTTATTCTCGGCGCCCATACCCATCATGTGCTTGTAGATGGGGAAGAAGTGAACGGGGTTATGCTTGGAGCAGCAGGTCGTTACGGGGAGTTTGTCGGCGAGATGACTTTGACTTATGATGCGCCGAAACATAACTGGAGCATTGAAGCGAAAGCTCATAGTATTGAACAATTAGCTGAGCGTTATAAACTCCCTGTCCAGAATGATCGCTACCGGGCTAAAGGCGAAGCGTATTTAGCAGAAAAGATTATTAGTACCCAAAGTCCCGGCTTATATGTACAAGAGTTGTCTGGGCAGCACTCCTTTATACACTTTGCATTAGAAGCCATTATGCAGGAGACAAATCTTGATTTAGCTGTCTTGAATTCGGGCTTATTCCTCAGTGACTTACCTGAAGGACATGTTACCGCCAAGCAAATTCATGAAGCCCTGCCTCATCCGATGCACCTAGCAGTCATTGAGATGCAAGGCTGGCAATTGCTTGAATTATTGGAAGAGATGGACAGCCAAGCGGAAGATTTGCTCTATCAAATGATTAACGGCCTAGGCTTTCGGGGCAAAATATTTGGTGAGCTCGTTTGGTCTGGCATCAGCTATCATGACGTGAGCCAGAACTGGTCGGTTCATTCAAGGCCGATTGAAACCGATGCGATTTACCGCTTTGCTACAGTAGACCATTTATGGTTCCTGCCATTCTTCCCTAGTATTGACCGCTATGGTCAGCCCGAACTACGTTTTCCGAAATTTCTACGTCACGTTGTTCAAGAGCACTTGAATACCCTTTATACCGATTGA
- a CDS encoding YutD family protein produces the protein MSEKESLTNQLESILTYYAKGEAETYLFARIDDAHIQIEDETYTLVADYREGFDLERFKDRYDEYFAKYDYIVGDWAADQLRLRGFYQLNRQKVPRNRTIDFLDDYLKEYCNFGCAYFVLAKQDVAATYPEELVTYYQRHQQQLERNEQKLGQVDKPRQKANIQTRSKQKSQSKQAVRTKRKHKGSFIIRKKEEA, from the coding sequence ATGTCTGAGAAAGAGAGTTTAACAAATCAACTTGAGTCAATCTTAACGTATTATGCTAAAGGAGAAGCAGAAACGTATTTATTCGCAAGGATTGATGATGCCCATATCCAAATTGAGGATGAAACTTACACGCTTGTTGCTGATTACCGGGAAGGCTTTGATTTAGAGCGGTTTAAGGATCGATATGATGAATATTTTGCCAAGTATGACTATATTGTCGGTGATTGGGCTGCTGACCAGTTACGTTTGCGGGGCTTTTATCAATTGAATCGTCAGAAAGTTCCTAGAAATCGCACGATTGACTTCTTAGATGATTACTTGAAGGAGTATTGTAATTTCGGCTGTGCTTATTTCGTCCTTGCGAAGCAGGATGTGGCGGCAACTTATCCAGAGGAATTAGTGACCTATTATCAACGCCATCAGCAACAACTCGAACGTAATGAACAGAAATTAGGACAAGTGGATAAACCCCGTCAGAAAGCTAATATCCAAACGCGCTCGAAACAGAAAAGTCAGTCGAAGCAGGCTGTGCGTACGAAACGCAAGCATAAGGGCAGTTTTATTATTCGAAAGAAAGAGGAGGCATAA
- a CDS encoding TIGR01457 family HAD-type hydrolase, translating to MKQYSGYLIDLDGTTYYGKRRIPTAELFIQELLARDIPFKFLTNNATRQIHQIQQMLEQDYDLPVKDSHIYTSIIAMVNYLQHHHPDAELFVIGEEPLKTELRQAGFTISQDRSADVVVQALNRQTNYEELAMATQAILNGATFLVTNTDQLIPTADGLYPSSGATTAFLKHATSIEPIVMGKPHAPIIEGALEQLGLPKDEVLMIGDNYQTDIQVGIQNGVDTLLVLTGVTQKEEVPHLPVAPTYVVDNLSQWMDKI from the coding sequence ATGAAGCAATATTCAGGCTATTTAATTGATTTGGACGGTACAACCTATTACGGGAAACGTCGTATCCCAACGGCTGAGCTTTTCATTCAGGAACTGCTGGCGCGAGATATTCCCTTTAAATTTTTGACGAATAATGCGACCCGTCAAATCCACCAAATTCAACAAATGCTTGAACAGGATTATGACTTACCTGTGAAGGATAGTCATATTTATACATCTATTATTGCTATGGTGAACTATCTCCAGCACCATCATCCGGATGCTGAACTGTTTGTCATTGGAGAAGAACCTTTAAAAACAGAATTGCGCCAAGCAGGTTTCACCATTAGCCAAGATCGCTCAGCTGATGTGGTCGTACAAGCGTTAAATCGCCAAACGAATTATGAAGAGTTGGCCATGGCAACCCAAGCAATCTTAAATGGCGCGACATTCTTAGTAACCAATACGGATCAACTGATTCCTACTGCCGATGGCTTGTACCCGAGTTCGGGGGCAACAACTGCTTTCTTGAAACATGCCACAAGTATTGAGCCAATAGTTATGGGCAAACCTCATGCACCAATTATTGAAGGTGCCCTAGAACAGTTAGGTTTACCCAAGGATGAGGTCCTGATGATTGGAGATAATTATCAAACGGATATTCAAGTCGGCATCCAGAATGGTGTTGACACACTTCTTGTCTTAACTGGTGTAACCCAGAAAGAGGAAGTGCCTCACTTACCAGTAGCACCGACCTATGTGGTGGATAATTTATCGCAGTGGATGGACAAGATATGA
- a CDS encoding TIGR01906 family membrane protein: protein MKSPWQRILAISSFVMVSLALAIASTMLISPFVYRLSINGFHLQDISGIASEALMENYLVVLKFLFNPWVSSLKMPYFTSSPGGQQHFLEVKLLIYGIFLIGIFAGIYVIWTLYHCRNKRGNKAMQPHFMVAILLPLFILFMIFIAFDQVFYLFHEVFFRNDLWLFDPLTDPVITVLPQGFFMILFVIAILFYEGYILLFRRLMKVA from the coding sequence ATGAAATCACCCTGGCAGCGCATTCTAGCAATCTCTAGTTTTGTCATGGTGAGCTTAGCTCTGGCTATTGCGAGTACCATGCTCATCTCACCCTTTGTTTACCGTTTGAGCATTAACGGTTTTCATCTACAAGATATCTCAGGTATTGCTAGCGAGGCACTAATGGAAAACTATCTCGTCGTTTTGAAATTTCTATTTAACCCCTGGGTTTCAAGCTTAAAGATGCCTTATTTCACTAGTTCTCCCGGAGGCCAGCAGCACTTTCTCGAAGTCAAGTTGCTTATCTATGGTATCTTTCTCATTGGTATCTTCGCTGGCATCTATGTTATTTGGACACTCTACCATTGTCGTAATAAACGCGGCAACAAAGCCATGCAACCACATTTCATGGTGGCAATTCTTCTGCCCTTATTCATCTTATTTATGATATTTATTGCATTTGATCAAGTCTTCTATTTATTTCATGAAGTCTTCTTTCGAAACGATCTTTGGTTATTCGATCCTTTGACCGATCCTGTGATAACCGTCTTGCCCCAAGGCTTCTTTATGATACTCTTTGTCATCGCAATTCTCTTCTATGAGGGATACATTCTTTTGTTCCGCCGGCTCATGAAAGTTGCTTGA
- a CDS encoding phosphatidylglycerophosphatase A: MAPKENLLKKSVLKDQAYRLLEERGVTIEDIADIVYELQKNYVDNLTIEECIENVHAVLKKREVQNAVITGIEIDIVAENGHFSDVLSDLLMRDEGLYGIDEVLVLSIVNVYGSIGLTNFGYVDKVKPGIIGELNDSKDEHCNTFIDDIVGALAAAAASRLAHSQPAKDDVHAHPSPEVSYERSKHSFLN; this comes from the coding sequence ATGGCCCCGAAAGAAAATTTACTAAAGAAAAGTGTCCTGAAAGATCAAGCCTACCGTCTGCTCGAAGAGCGCGGCGTAACGATTGAAGATATTGCTGATATCGTCTACGAATTGCAGAAGAATTATGTCGATAATTTGACGATTGAAGAATGTATCGAGAACGTACATGCTGTCTTGAAGAAGCGCGAAGTTCAGAATGCTGTCATTACCGGTATTGAAATCGATATTGTTGCCGAGAATGGCCATTTCTCAGATGTTCTCAGCGACTTGCTCATGCGTGATGAAGGCCTCTACGGCATCGATGAAGTTCTCGTCTTATCCATTGTAAACGTTTATGGTTCGATTGGTCTGACGAACTTTGGCTATGTGGATAAAGTCAAGCCTGGTATCATTGGTGAGTTGAATGATTCTAAGGACGAACACTGTAATACCTTTATTGACGATATCGTTGGCGCCCTCGCGGCCGCTGCAGCTAGCCGACTAGCTCATTCACAGCCAGCCAAAGATGATGTCCATGCTCACCCATCACCTGAAGTTTCTTATGAAAGAAGCAAACATAGCTTCCTTAACTAA
- a CDS encoding NAD(P)/FAD-dependent oxidoreductase, with amino-acid sequence MKETIYDITIIGAGPVGLFTAFYASLRQAKVKVIESLAQPGGQPAYLYPEKLIYDIPAYPSISGEALRDQLLKQLDRFEPSLVFNEEVLALKEQTDSDGKAYFEIMTNQAIHASRTVIIAAGNGAFSPRKLSLDNADDFEGGNLHYYINNIEQFTDRVVAVCGGGDSAVDWALTLEPLAKKVYIIHRRQKFRALESSIAQLEASSVEIMTPYVPTHIEGNNGVIDALVINKARTDHFQTLEVDDIIVNYGFTSSIGEIRHWDLALERNKLVVDQHMQTSRPGIYAVGDIATYPGKVDIIASGFGEAPQAVNNALVYMDPEHIQPHMHSTSLF; translated from the coding sequence GTGAAGGAAACAATTTATGATATTACCATTATTGGCGCAGGTCCTGTAGGCTTATTCACTGCCTTCTATGCATCCTTGCGTCAAGCCAAAGTTAAGGTAATCGAAAGTTTAGCTCAACCTGGCGGTCAACCTGCCTATTTATATCCTGAGAAATTAATTTATGATATCCCTGCCTACCCTAGCATTTCCGGTGAAGCCTTACGCGACCAGTTATTAAAGCAACTGGATCGCTTCGAGCCGAGCCTTGTCTTTAATGAAGAAGTCTTGGCTTTAAAGGAACAGACCGATTCAGACGGAAAGGCTTATTTCGAGATTATGACAAACCAAGCAATACATGCCAGTCGTACTGTTATTATTGCCGCTGGTAACGGCGCCTTCAGTCCGCGCAAGCTATCCCTGGATAACGCGGATGATTTCGAAGGTGGAAACTTACACTATTACATTAATAATATCGAGCAATTCACAGACCGGGTTGTCGCCGTCTGTGGCGGTGGTGATTCAGCTGTTGACTGGGCTTTAACGCTCGAGCCTTTAGCCAAGAAAGTTTATATTATCCATCGCCGGCAGAAATTCCGTGCTTTAGAAAGTAGCATTGCCCAGCTTGAAGCCTCAAGTGTTGAAATTATGACGCCATATGTTCCGACGCATATCGAAGGCAACAATGGTGTTATTGATGCCTTAGTGATTAACAAAGCGCGTACCGATCATTTCCAAACTTTGGAAGTGGATGATATTATTGTTAATTATGGCTTTACCAGTTCTATTGGTGAAATCCGTCATTGGGATTTAGCTCTTGAGCGCAATAAATTAGTCGTTGACCAACATATGCAGACATCGCGCCCCGGTATTTATGCCGTTGGCGATATTGCTACGTATCCTGGCAAAGTTGATATTATTGCTAGCGGTTTTGGTGAGGCCCCTCAAGCTGTTAATAATGCCTTAGTTTATATGGATCCCGAACACATTCAACCACATATGCACAGTACAAGTCTTTTTTAA
- a CDS encoding divergent PAP2 family protein, which translates to MNIPLITSLLAIVLTQAAKLPIAWLFNRKSAKVSIVTSTGGMPSSHSAAVSSLVTALTLEYGFASPFVAITTVFGVIVMFDSMGVRRQSGDQGVILDLLARYHMQELKEMDHNYDEDDSTDNPVSLNLSLSTYDRAIIKKYMGHKPSEVFVGVLSGVLIAFLVRFVYVRFL; encoded by the coding sequence ATGAACATCCCATTAATCACATCTTTATTGGCGATTGTCCTGACGCAAGCGGCAAAACTACCGATTGCCTGGCTATTTAATCGCAAAAGCGCAAAAGTATCGATCGTTACGTCAACAGGGGGTATGCCGAGTTCGCATTCGGCTGCTGTCAGTAGCCTAGTAACTGCTCTTACCTTAGAATACGGTTTTGCTTCCCCTTTTGTCGCAATCACCACCGTTTTCGGTGTGATTGTTATGTTTGATTCGATGGGCGTTCGTCGCCAGAGCGGTGATCAAGGAGTGATTCTTGACTTACTCGCCCGCTATCATATGCAAGAATTAAAGGAAATGGACCATAACTATGATGAAGACGATTCAACAGATAATCCAGTGAGTTTGAATTTATCCTTATCTACTTATGACCGGGCAATCATTAAAAAATACATGGGGCATAAACCGAGCGAGGTCTTCGTTGGCGTCTTATCCGGTGTACTCATTGCTTTTCTTGTGCGCTTTGTATATGTCCGTTTTCTCTAG
- a CDS encoding peptidylprolyl isomerase — MTTYPQLDLANQKADLTIHTNKGDIDIVLFDEETPLTAKNFRDLAAQGYYNDVIFHRIIEDFMIQGGDPTGTGMGGESVYGGSFQDEFTPTLFNLRGALSMANAGPNTNGSQFFIVTARQVPAQMLGQMKGAAFPEEIIETYAEQGGTPWLDQRHTVFGHVISGMDVVDAIESVETDAQDKPKEPITIESITSHT, encoded by the coding sequence ATGACAACATATCCACAATTAGACTTAGCTAATCAGAAAGCTGACTTGACCATTCATACGAACAAAGGGGACATTGATATTGTCTTATTTGACGAGGAAACGCCTTTAACAGCAAAGAACTTTCGTGATTTAGCAGCACAAGGCTATTATAATGATGTTATTTTCCATCGAATTATTGAAGATTTTATGATTCAAGGAGGAGACCCAACGGGCACAGGTATGGGTGGCGAAAGTGTGTACGGAGGATCTTTCCAAGATGAATTCACACCGACTTTATTTAACTTGCGTGGTGCTTTGTCCATGGCGAATGCAGGCCCGAATACTAATGGTAGTCAGTTCTTTATCGTAACGGCACGTCAAGTTCCCGCGCAAATGCTAGGGCAAATGAAAGGCGCAGCATTTCCTGAGGAAATCATTGAAACATACGCCGAACAAGGTGGCACCCCTTGGTTAGACCAACGCCATACAGTATTCGGCCACGTTATTTCTGGAATGGACGTTGTAGATGCTATTGAGAGCGTAGAAACAGATGCCCAGGATAAGCCGAAAGAACCCATCACTATTGAAAGCATTACCAGCCATACGTAA
- a CDS encoding CvfD/Ygs/GSP13 family RNA-binding post-transcriptional regulator: MTEFAIGDIIEGKVTGLQPYGVFVQLNEREQGLVHISECKHGFVTDLNEFIAIGQKVKVIIIDIDEFTHKISLSMRALQPLNIPNYPARIKKKPRRRLPNIGFKTLAKKMPEWIKEGEEIIAKDEFNLYNENKLKK, from the coding sequence GTGACAGAATTTGCCATCGGTGATATAATTGAAGGGAAGGTCACTGGCCTACAGCCCTACGGAGTATTTGTGCAATTAAATGAGAGAGAGCAAGGCCTCGTACACATCTCAGAATGCAAGCATGGCTTTGTGACAGATTTAAATGAGTTTATCGCCATAGGCCAGAAAGTAAAGGTAATTATTATCGACATTGATGAATTCACTCATAAAATCAGTCTTTCAATGCGTGCCTTGCAACCATTAAACATCCCAAATTACCCCGCCCGAATCAAAAAGAAACCAAGAAGACGACTCCCTAATATTGGCTTTAAAACTTTAGCGAAGAAAATGCCGGAATGGATCAAAGAAGGCGAAGAAATTATAGCCAAAGACGAATTTAATCTATATAATGAGAATAAGCTTAAAAAATGA
- a CDS encoding glucose-6-phosphate isomerase, giving the protein MDHIRYDYAPASPYFAEHELDYLAPYIQLAHEQLHEGTGAGSDFTDWVDWPETYDKEEFDRIKQAAEKIKSDSDVLVVIGIGGSYLGARAAIDFLQDSFYNVKAGTKGMPQVVFAGNSISSTYLHDLVDLIGERDFSINMISKSGTTTEPAIAFRVLKEKLIEKYGEAEAVKRIYATTDKARGALKSEADEMGYETFVIPDGIGGRFTVLTAVGLLPIAVAGGDIDALMEGAREGQQRYASANLKENEAYQYAAVRNILHRKGKDIEILVNYEPGMTYFSEWWKQLYGESEGKDQKGIYPASANFSTDLHSIGQTIQDGQRNIFETVLKVEEPRHDIEIPAYEEDLDGLKYLEGKGIDYVNTKAFQGTLLAHTDGNVPNTIVYIPAMDEHSLGQLIYFFEKAVAVSGYLNGVNPFDQPGVEAYKQNMFALLGKPGFEELAEELNNRL; this is encoded by the coding sequence ATGGACCATATCCGTTACGACTATGCCCCAGCAAGCCCTTATTTCGCAGAACACGAATTAGACTACTTAGCCCCTTACATTCAATTGGCTCATGAACAGCTACACGAAGGAACGGGTGCAGGTAGTGACTTTACCGACTGGGTTGATTGGCCTGAGACGTATGACAAAGAAGAATTTGACCGAATTAAGCAAGCAGCTGAGAAGATCAAATCAGATTCAGATGTTTTAGTAGTGATTGGTATTGGAGGATCTTATTTAGGTGCACGTGCAGCCATTGACTTCCTGCAAGACTCATTCTACAATGTTAAAGCTGGTACGAAAGGCATGCCACAAGTTGTGTTTGCCGGCAATAGCATCAGCTCAACCTACTTACATGATTTAGTAGATTTAATTGGTGAGCGTGACTTCTCAATTAATATGATTTCTAAATCCGGAACAACAACAGAACCAGCTATCGCATTCCGTGTTTTAAAAGAAAAACTTATTGAGAAATACGGCGAAGCAGAGGCTGTTAAACGTATTTATGCAACAACAGATAAAGCTCGTGGAGCCTTGAAATCCGAAGCAGATGAAATGGGTTATGAAACCTTTGTAATTCCTGACGGAATCGGTGGTCGCTTCACCGTCCTTACTGCTGTTGGCTTATTGCCGATTGCAGTTGCAGGTGGCGATATCGATGCTTTAATGGAAGGAGCCCGTGAAGGCCAACAACGTTATGCAAGTGCTAATCTAAAAGAGAACGAAGCATATCAATACGCAGCTGTACGTAATATCTTACACCGTAAAGGTAAAGATATTGAAATTCTTGTCAACTACGAACCAGGTATGACTTACTTCTCAGAATGGTGGAAGCAACTATATGGTGAGTCAGAAGGTAAAGACCAGAAAGGTATCTACCCGGCAAGTGCTAACTTCTCAACAGATCTTCATTCAATTGGCCAAACGATTCAAGACGGTCAACGTAACATCTTTGAGACAGTACTGAAAGTGGAAGAGCCACGCCATGATATTGAGATTCCTGCCTACGAGGAAGATCTAGACGGCTTGAAATATCTTGAAGGTAAAGGAATCGACTACGTCAATACTAAGGCCTTCCAAGGGACACTCCTTGCCCATACTGACGGTAATGTACCTAATACAATTGTCTACATCCCGGCAATGGACGAGCATTCATTAGGCCAACTCATTTACTTCTTCGAGAAAGCCGTAGCTGTATCAGGTTATCTCAATGGCGTGAATCCGTTTGACCAACCAGGCGTAGAAGCATACAAACAGAACATGTTTGCTCTATTAGGTAAGCCAGGATTTGAAGAATTAGCAGAAGAGTTAAATAATCGACTATAA
- a CDS encoding DALR anticodon-binding domain-containing protein has translation MEEVVQFEGETKLYVQYTNARIQTILERYGKEVDSSKVESLTDDLAWQLVKQLNNYPGAIRLAGEKYEPSILARNVLRLAQIFNKYYANIRILEDDDLLESRIALIQAVVIVIEDALSLLGIAAPKKM, from the coding sequence TTGGAAGAAGTTGTCCAGTTTGAGGGAGAGACCAAACTATACGTTCAATATACAAACGCTCGTATCCAAACCATCTTAGAGCGTTATGGTAAGGAAGTCGATTCTTCCAAAGTCGAAAGTTTAACAGATGATCTTGCTTGGCAATTAGTTAAGCAACTTAATAACTATCCTGGAGCGATTCGTTTGGCTGGCGAGAAGTATGAACCATCGATTCTTGCACGCAATGTCCTTCGTTTAGCCCAAATTTTCAACAAATATTATGCTAATATACGTATTCTTGAAGATGACGACTTATTAGAAAGTAGAATCGCATTAATTCAAGCCGTAGTGATTGTTATTGAAGACGCTCTTAGCTTACTTGGTATTGCTGCTCCTAAGAAGATGTAA